CAGGAAACAATGCAAGTTAATGAAGCATGGAGATTCCAGGTAAGACTCAGCAATTAGTAACTGACTCAGAATTAAGACAGCAGATATCTCCTgagaaaaataaagggaaatttGGTGGAATAGTCCCTGTAGTTTCAAGCTAGGGGGTCAAAgtgccatagggtgaccagacagcaaatgtgaaaaatcgggacagggtgtggggggtaataggagcctatataagaaaaagacccccaaatctggtctgtccctataaaatcgggacatctggtcaccctaaagtgccataacttcattgacttcagtcactTTACAACAATGATGAGCTTATCTAATTAACCTGATAATTGTGAGAAGAGAGTGAACAGTTTTTGCCTCATAGGTAATGATTATAATTACTGATTCATAAGCAGCTAGTTGACTTTGAAGATGTCTGGTGTGGAGAAGTATTCTATTAAAATTCCCAATTTTCTGGAGTCCAAGgtcaaagttttcaaaagcacatgcCTAAAAATGAGACAACTAAATTCATACTTAAGCACCCAAATAAGTAGTttgattttcagtggtgctgctcAACACTCAGCACCCCCACAGATTACAGTGAAAACTAATGAGtatctactgatttcagtggaagctatGAGAATCCCTTCTAGTTTTGAAGTAAGCCATCACAAAGGGATACCAGTGAGAAACAGGTTGGTTTTGGTCCTCCTCTACCTTGCTGCAGTTTTAAATGGAGTATTGTACACTAGTTTCCCCATTTTGAGAATCATTAGAATTGATTTTAGGAGGACTGAGATGGCAAAGCAAATACAGCACAAAGCGTCATGACATCAAAAGAAGTCTGCAAGGATGGGACAATACCCAAAAGATGAGCACAACCACTGAAGTTGACTCTTACTAGCATTACACTTTTGAAGGTTCTCAGAGATTtaaagactgagggggaaaaaaaacagatcaAATCTGAAATGTGCTTCTCAAAATTAGCAAAGATTGACTTGTCTTTGAACTCTGATTCTAAACAACAAGAAGCGTTGCAATAAGATCTATGTAAATCGGATTGGCTAATAATTGTTTGTTCAACACCATGATGGATCCCCAAACAGAGATCAGGCCCCGGAGGGCTACTGTAATATAAGTAACATATAGGGCACTTAATGAATGCCCTGCACATAACAAACAGCACTtcaaacttaaaagaaaaaaaaatccatgtcctGCCCCTTGCCTTTTTCATCATTTACAGCAACAACATCAGCATAGAACATTTCCTGGCAGTTAACAACAGCCTCGGGTTAATGCTAGAAGCACACTAGCTCCTCCCAGACAGTGATTAATTCCCAGAAAATACTGTACCAAATTTGTTTTTACTTAAGTAAACTATGTCTCCacagaaaaatatttaacacagGAAAAAAAGGACAAGACCAGGAAAAGAACCGTAGTCTACAGCATCTGAGCAGGAAGTCATGAAAATGAGagagggagaacacacacacacacacacacacacacgcacgcgaTGGCAGTTCTAGGTCCTACTTTAAAAGTGCAGTAAGATCTGAGACAGTGAAACAGCTGACATGTAATCCAGCGCTAACCACAAGCACTTCAGTCTCTGCATGGCAataaccaagaaaaaaaaaattgatctgcAAACAAGAATATTCCAGTATTATTTCTGCCTACTTAGCTATTTTCACAATAACcctaaaaaatatttgtttaaaaaaaaaaaaaaaaaaaaaaaacccttgtcaAATCCTCCTTGAAAAAGGAATggcatttctttgcatttgtgGTCACCACAGCTGTTTTCAGTTAGGTGGCAAATGCCAGGGATATATTAACAATATTCCTTATGGCTAGACTACTACATACTACAATACATTCCTTAAAAGCCATGCTGGCTATTACTTCAAACCGCAGAAGATTCTGTGCTACCACAAATCCTGCAATATACATCTTTAAAGGCCTTTTAACATTATCACTAGTTAGAAgccaaactgaaataaaatactaTTCCTGTtctcttaataataataatgaggctCCAGCAGCATCAGCATAAGAAACTGAAGAATGAAAATGAAGATTATTAAGCAAATGCAGACAAAGACTAAGACACCCATAATCACTGCCCACTCAAGGCGACAGTGGAATCAAAACCAAAAGTCAGAATATTAATCAGATGTGTCTCCTATCCTGAGTTACTACTAGTAGAGTGGAGCATGGAACTCAGCCAAAAACTAGGAGGGGAAAAGAAGGTGAAGGCAAAACGTTCTTGCCCCAGGATTCTGCAAGCCACTTATCTGAAAGTGACCAATTATCTGTGTGAGAGAAACAGCCTTCATGAGAATACAGGCTCTATATAAAACTGAAAATCTTACATGAGTTTCAtcttcagacattttaaagtaAGCTCCTTCTAGCATGGTGAAGTTTCAGGACATAACCTATGTCACTGTAGCCCAGTTCTATAAACAGGAAGATTAATGTAAATTTGTCATAAGTTCCAAtttatttcctattttttttgCTGGGTGAATAATTGCTAATTGAACTTTCTGTAAAGTGATGATCTGTCATCAGGTTTTTCACCCAAATAAAAGTGCACCCTCTTCCTCAAAGTGGCTTTATGTCCAATTTCCGATTTTTGTGGGGGGGACGAGGCACAGAATGGGGATATCATGGACTTTCAGTCTCTGGGGTATGTAAAACCCCAAACACTTTGTTTAAATGGGACTTTTCTGGAATTGACAACTAGCTAAAAAGGACTTAATTCTAACCTGATTGGACATGGTTACATGGCTCCTTGGTAGGCATTGCACCTGACTTTTCCAAAGATCTTGGAGAGAGAGGCTACAAGGCTCAGTAAGTGAAGTTCACAAGCTATAGGAATCCAGGATATGGGCGAGAAGGTTTGGCTTTCGGGTTGAAAACCCCCCTAAGGGAATACTGAAGCTCCAGAACTCCAAGACTGATCACCTGAGAAAGAGGAAGTCACAACATCAATGAAGAGGCTATGTCAGCTTCTGAGCAGTCTCTCCGAAGAAAGCCTGCTCTAGCAGGAAGAGCCCCACTGGTGTGCATTCCTGCACCATGTAGACAACGCCGTAGACTCCTTCAATACAGAACTGTTACTTATCCTTCAGTAACTGGTTCTTTAACACTATGTTGGTGTACATTGCACTGCAGATATGCATGTGCCTCATGCATATGCGATTGGAGTCTTGAATAATGGCATCGAGGGTGCATGAGTGCTCTGTACTGCCTCGTGCTCCTGCCTGCAGATTGGGAGCCTCCCTCCCAATTTAAAGCTTGTGTTAGCTTCCTTTTATCAGCAGAAATATGGGACTTTTTGGATCCCACAATTAAGAAGCAATGTTAGTGAAGTAACAGAATGAAATGGAAACCTAAAATCCGAAGGCCACGACAGTAAACATAATTTGCTAATACACAGGCAGCTATGATGCTCTGATTTACTCCAACTCAATCAGAAGGTTTAGGATAAGGAGATGGAGTGTGCAAGATTTTGCAATTCAGTTATAATTCCAGAACAATTATCTAATACTAACAATTTGGTTTTGAGCCAATTCTTAAGTGGAACAAAAGTTAATTACTGCCAATTTACAACCCCACCATGCACTCAATTTTGGTGCAGTGGTACATACTGTGAAATATCCTGATAAGCGAAAAGGGTTTAACAGTACATAACACAATGTTGTAATAAAAAAGTATATCAAACCATGACATACTAACTTTGACTTATGAGGAAAACACCTGTTAAAGAGGCCATATGAAAGCCTTTGTAATAATCAAGACCACATGTTACCAGTTCCATCTGTGTTGTTCTGGCCAAGAAAATATTCCAGTAAAAGACCACTCAATGCACAAAGATATTGAAGTTTGATCGGTTTGTTCACTACTAACATAATCCATTGGTCATTTTTTTAGGAACAGATGGTTAGTCATTACTGGATGTGATGCTTTATGAATAAGATAACGGGGCTGTTGAATAATAGCTAGAAGATAAGACAAAGGAGAAAAAGCACAAACCTATTTACAGATACAACAGAATCAATCAAGGAAACTACTATATTCTAGAGCATTACCAGACAACTGTTTGAAATATATGGCCGAACTGAAGTAAGAGTGGGGTTCCATTTGTGCATACAGCCTCATTCTGTGAAGGATCAGAAACTCCCTCCTTATGGAGAATAGAAGGGTAATCTCAGTTATGCTACCTAGGTACCAACATCAGAAAAGCCTGCTACAGAGAACACATGCCCGATATTTACATCACTGCACTGAccaaaaaattttaaaatgagagaTAGTAGGTAATGTTAATACTGAATGAAATCAAACACTTGAGAAAGCCGTTATACTTCAACAATTACAATGGAAGATATGCCAAGGGAAAGATCACAATTTATTATACTCAGTATTTCACTGTACAGGAAAAAAGCCCATAAAACTAAATACAATTGCAAATGGCCAACAGAACTGTATTGACTTGTTTTACTTCATTTAAGTAAACAGGACTCAGATTAACTTACTTTTTATGATGTGTTTATTGTTTCAACTACCTTCAAATGGCACAACCAATGACATGAGTAAACGGGATCAAATATCACATCAGATAAGATTGATCATTTAGTTTTGGGGAAAAACATTGAGCAATAAACTGTTTGGAGTTTAATATTGTAGACTGCTTGATTGGGGATCCAgggttttttaattgtattttatacattaaaataatttaatattttattttgaactaGTGATCTAGTAGAGAGGGAAGTTATCTGAAGAATTAGTGATTAGCTACAGGGAGCTGGTCCCACCCTGCCATTGCCCGAAAGGCTAGGTGGGGTTTATTACTTCAGGCGAAGTCACAGGTGGCAGTCTACTTTTGTGTTCTGGCAGCATTTTGACATCTGCACCAGCTCAACCTATTACAAATATGTACACAATTCACAATCCCTTGTGGAGAGATGTGAGAAGGGAGAACACCCATGCAAATGTTTGAAGTTACACATTAAATGTTTGCATTAACTACACCCCTCTGAGCAAATGCTCAATAAATGTTGGTACACAAGAacagccaaactgggtcagaccaaagatccatctagcccagtatgctgtcttccgacagtggccaatggtgccccagagggaatgaacagaacaggtaatcatcaagcgataAAGTATAAATACTTCATAAGAAACAGGGTGAAGAGGCATAGTACTACTCCCAAAAACAAAACTAGCAATAAAAGCCACACcggagcctttttttttaaataaatcagtgcAAGGGAGATAGAGAAATCAGAACTCTTACATTAATAAGTAGTAATCAATCCCTGCACAGCACACTGAAGTGATATTGCACATAAAACTGATTTGGATCCTCCCACATTTTTTAGGAGTGTCCAATTTATATTTTCTGATGGAATAATATTTTTTAATGACTACCTTTATAGTAAAATTAACACTGTGGAGACTAACAGCCTTGAAGACGCCAGTGTTCTGATGGTTTGTTAGTTTTTGTGACTCAGGCAACTTACTGTTGACTCAAAGGCATTATAGCGTATCAGAACAAACAGAGGCAGACCTGAAAAATCCAGTTACTTCCCACGGTTCCAACATAAGCAGGGACTCATTAGAAAGCTGTTTGTTTTCTATTTCTAAATACTTATGAGGCACTTAGGTACCAATCTCATCTTTCCCAATCCCTGTTTCCGAACTAACAGTGTATCATGTGAGGACTTCTTCCCAGTTCATTATCTTCCATCCCATTGCCACTTCCCATATCTAGCTTATTCCTCAGACCAACAGGGCTTTTGCATACTTGTATAGCCATCTTTCCAATCAACATGATAAccctttttaataaataaaagggTTCATGTCAAAATATCTCTgctcttatattttaaaaaaaaaagtattatccAACCTTTTAGAGTGTAAGCAATCTGGGCCACAGGCTGTCATTGATTATGTCTGTACAGTTCTTAGCACAATAAAGACCACAAGCAAATTGGACCTGAgacactaccacaatataaaatGTTCATTAATGAGGACAATCAAACATATGGGCAGTGGCACAGAAGAGTGAGTTTCTTTGCATTAAATCTTCACTTGCCACAAAGGCAACCATTTCCACTACAGCAGCATCAGTACCCTGATATTTTACCGGGAATGCCAGAAATCAATATAAAGTCTTTAGTTCAGAGTGGGTTTTAAAGACTGGCTTAGGGATCTAATAAGTAGCCATTCATAGCTGGTTTccaatttttaatataaaatcacTTGGCTTTAGGTTTTTGAAGAATTAATTAGTGTAAATGATTTTGCCTGTTGGCTTACCCAATTGTTTAGGTTTAGCATTTATCCTCTCCAGTGTTCAGTTAATCTTACTAGTTTATTTGAATCAACTGAAAAAAGTAGTGTTCCTACTCACTGTGAGAGgagctttcttctttctttcttctacTGTAAGAGTACTTGAGCACAGACAGGCAGTCATACATTGTGGCCAAGAAATTTAACTGGGCACATCCCACAGCTAGGACATCACTTTTTAAtacaaaaagtaactattgtccctCTGGCAGTCTAACAGAGATGACATAATATAGTAAAAGCTTTGCAATATCAGGAAAGGAAGAAAGACATGAGTCACATATTGAAAGAACTGCTtaggaagaggagggaggggagagaaaaagacTTTTCTGTATTATGAATAATGAGTTTCCACTTCTCTCAAACTCCAGCTACACATATGGGTAGACACACCAAAAGAGCTGGTCAGTGAAGAGTAAGTTAGACATCACAGGAAAGACTAAATCGTTTAAGCTCCCTCAAGAATATCAAAACCCGGAtacttcacccagctctactcaggAAGTCAAATGCACAATATGCATGAAAGACAATTAGTAAAAGATTAGTCTACAACCGGTTTCTTATATTCAAAATACTAACCCTCTCAAAAGGCTGTGCCAAAAGAAAAAAGTATGCCAATTCTGGGTCCTACTTCACTGGAACAGCAGTTCCTCAAATTTCCTGAAAGATTATAACTCAAGCTGATTTACAATCCATGAACCTGAGGTAAAAAaacctctagtgtagacaaaccctttgaGACACTCTACATTAGGACTCTGCTTCCTGAGGAATTACTAAACCATTTAAGATTGAACCCTTGATACAACTAATctcttaaaaaaatgtatatactGTCAATAAGATAGGCATTATCTTTAATCCTATGCAAAAATGGATTTCATACCTAGGTAATCATAGCTCATCATCAGGTTTTatccaaatatttaaaattatgaaaatgAAATCTAAACTGATACATAATCTTCCCAAACTGCAGATAGCCttaacaatagctctgagatgtGAACTGCTTCAGTCATCCAAGGAGATGAATTCTGAAATCTAAATAATTTAGCTGTAACCCACTGTTAAATAGTTCCTTGCTGATCAGTTTAGCCTGTCCACTTAATTCTTAACTGAGTTTGTAACCAGTTAATGCCTTCTTTGCTCTATACATGGTTTGTGTTCACATTAACTATGATAAATATTCTATTAGTAAATGTGGCATCTTGTAGTGTGTTTTGCCACTGCCAGAGGCCTAGGCAGTCACAATTGCTTCTTGTGAACAGTTCAGCACATTTTATAGTGGAGATGGGAACCCCGTAACTGTGCCTAAGTAATCCAGTGTCCAGTCCTACTTAGTGCACAAGGAGCTGAAAGGAAGATATTCCAGAGTGTATTGACCTACGTGCACGGTTCCACTCAGTGCGTGTTGTTCAGGTACCCTATATTCCTTACTGAGGTATAGGATAACAGGGTAGCTCCCTACATTTGCCCAGAATGCATTAATACAAACACGGTTAGGCAATATGGCAGGTGCAAATATACAAACACGGTTAGCTACAGCTATGACACAATGATGCTGCTGTGCAAACTACTCTGTGTTTGTTTTAACATGTCAAGTCACCAACTGGTTACAAAAACCATGATTGTACTGGTAGTGGTGATGGGACCTttagaagtagggtgaccagatagcaagtgtgaaaaatcgggatggcgTGGGGGGTAactggcacctatataagaaaaaagccccaaatatcaggactgtccctataaaatcgggacatctggtcaccatattTAGAAGAAACATCCAGCATGCTTATCTCACAATCCCAAACTACTTCCAACACCTTATTGTGGGTTAAAAGCCCAAACTGCCCCTTACCCAGATGCAAAAACCTACAACTTTCCTTGATATCTTCTACAAGTAAGTATGCATTTTCAATATAAAAATCTGCTGCAGCACACAAAGTGTGAGGAGAATGAAAAAAGTTGAATTTAATGTCAAAATCAGAAGACTAGAAGGGCTATTGTACTGGTTATTTCATTTCCTATGTAATCCAATAAAACCCTTCAATTCAAATGAACCTGTTGCAAAATTTCACGTCAGCCACTCTGGTGACATAGAGCTTTGCTGCAGAATTTAAGTCCGACTTGCTGCAGAGTATTCTGGTCTTTATCTACAGGAACATTAAAATGGCCATAGTGAAAAGTGATTAAAGAAAATACACTACTGCTGAGACTGGTCAACACTTGTATTTCTACAATAGCCTGTAATTATACTTGGCATCAAAATGCAAACCATGTCTAAACAGTGAAGTTTAGATCGATACAAGACACCAAGAAACACTTGTACTCACTTTGAAAGAGAGACACCACCTGCTTTCCCAATCATTTCCTCATGGTGTAGCACTGCTTGGTTCCATGGAATGTGGAGAAACTTTAATAGATTTCTCATCCACCTTTCAGGATGCAATACAAGTTGTTCATAGTGTACCAGCATGCATCTTTCAAAACCAACCTCCATACACTGGTTATACATAGTCTCTATAGCACGATTCCACTTGGTCAAACAGTCCCTGTAGCTGTTAAGGTCAAACCCAGCTATGGTGACTTTTCTAGATATCATGGAATGCACCGATGCACGACCATCCCGTACCATTAAAAGAAATTTGGCATTGGGGAAAATTCTGGCAAGATAAGTTAAGGACTTCAGAGCAAAAGGATCTTTATTACACAAATAGGGAGCAGGTTCCCCGTGTTTAACAATGATTTCCAATAAAAAGGCTTGCATGGCTGAGTCCAGAACTTCATCTGTCACCCCAGCTTCATCCAGTCTGATTTTCTCTTTACTTGATCTGGCCCACATCTGCTTAACTGCCAGAATTCGAGGGATAACCCTAGTCTCTTCTCCACAACGGATATCGGGGTGAGCATCTAGCATGGCACGCATTAGTGTAGTGCCACTTCGAGGCACCCCTCCAATAAATATTAAAGGCATGTCTTTATTGTAAGCAAAGGTTTTATTTGCTTTTAAGTTAAAGACAGTTCTTATTGTGGTTCTCCCACTTTCCATCCTCACTGGCTGGCTGCGTTCTTCTATTCTGTGGTGACATTCCATAGCATGTTGCCCCAAATAAAACACTGTCACTGAGCTGATCACCAGACATGCCAATAACAAGTTTTGTTTGAGTTTTCCAACCATTTTGATACAATAGTCACTTTAAATAAATCAATCTTTTACTCCGGAATATCTTCAGATTTTCACGCCATGGAGATTATAGTCCAAGATGATCAAGATCTGGtgggaataaaagaaaaaattacaACTGCACTAAGAACTATTACAGATTAACATATATCACCATGCCAGATATTTCAGTTGGAGATAAATTACAAGTTCCCTGGTGTGATGTTAATACCACTGAACGTAGTACATATATACAAATTCTTGAAACAGAACATGTATTCCATGTTATACCATGTACTTCCATTATATCAGTGAGTCCCCATCATCTCCTCCAGTGGATGTACTCCACGAGGACTGGTTCAATTCCTTTGTTGTCTACAGCCAGCCAGATGACTGTATTATTACTGTTTAGTAAGAAATAGTCAGCTACATTATCAAGAAAATATTCAGAATAAATGGAACCACTGGATATCTATTACTAACAGGTATGGTCAAGCAAAGATGTCACTTATGCAAGTGTCTgcaaactgaaaggaaaaatgttaaaaatatgtatttcgtTATTATTCACTGAAGTTTAA
This is a stretch of genomic DNA from Chrysemys picta bellii isolate R12L10 chromosome 19, ASM1138683v2, whole genome shotgun sequence. It encodes these proteins:
- the TPST1 gene encoding protein-tyrosine sulfotransferase 1, with product MVGKLKQNLLLACLVISSVTVFYLGQHAMECHHRIEERSQPVRMESGRTTIRTVFNLKANKTFAYNKDMPLIFIGGVPRSGTTLMRAMLDAHPDIRCGEETRVIPRILAVKQMWARSSKEKIRLDEAGVTDEVLDSAMQAFLLEIIVKHGEPAPYLCNKDPFALKSLTYLARIFPNAKFLLMVRDGRASVHSMISRKVTIAGFDLNSYRDCLTKWNRAIETMYNQCMEVGFERCMLVHYEQLVLHPERWMRNLLKFLHIPWNQAVLHHEEMIGKAGGVSLSKVERSTDQVIKPVNVEALSKWVGKIPSDVLQDMPVIAPMLAKLGYDPYANPPNYGKPDQKVLENTRRVYKGEFQLPDFLKEMPQTEPVE